GTTCATCCGCACCTTCGAGCGCGCCGCCGAGGCGCTCGTGCTCGAGGCGAGGGCCGAGGGCGGCGAGGCCGTGAAGTTCCTCGTGCAGGGCACCCTCTACCCCGACGTCGTCGAGTCGGGCGGCGGCTCCGGCACCGCGAACATCAAGAGCCACCACAACGTCGGCGGGCTCCCCGAGGACCTCCAGTTCGAGCTCGTCGAGCCGCTGCGGACCCTCTTCAAGGACGAGGTCCGCGCGATCGGCCGCGAGCTCGGCCTCCCCGAGGTCATCGTCGGCCGGCAGCCGTTTCCGGGGCCCGGCCTCGGCATCCGCATCGTGGGCGAGGTCACCCGTGATCGCCTCGAGATCCTGCGTCAGGCCGACGCCATCGCGCGCGCCGAGCTGAGCCTCGCCGGCCTCGACGGCGAGATCTGGCAGTGCCCCGTCGTGCTCCTCGCGGACGTGCGCTCGGTGGGCGTGCAGGGCGACGGCCGCACCTACGGCCACCCCATCGTCCTCCGCCCCGTCTCCTCGGAGGATGCGATGACGGCCGACTGGACGCGCCTGCCCTACGAGGTGCTCGCCCGCATCTCGAACCGCATCACGAACGAGGTCCGCGAGGTGAACCGGGTCGTGCTCGACGTCACGTCGAAGCCGCCCGGGACCATCGAGTGGGAGTGACGCTCCCGCGCCCCGCACGAGCAGAGGGCCGGCATCCCGCGGGATGCCGGCCCTCGGCCGTGTGCGGGCCGTGCAGCCCGGCGCCGCGCTAGTTGCGCGGGAGGAAGTACGTGAGCAGGCGCAGGATCTCGAGGTAGAGCCAGACGACCGTCACCATGATGCCGAAGGCGCCGCGCCAGGCGAAGACGCGGGGCGCGCCGTTGCGGACGCCCTGCTGGATCGAGTCGAAGTCGAGCACGAGCGAGTACGCCGCGAGGATCACGACCACGACGCCCAGGATGACGCCGAGCGGGATGCCGAGGAAGGTCACGTCGCGCAGGCCGAACATCGAGTCCGTCACGCCGAAGAGCATGAGGCCCATGTTGACGAGCGAGAAGGCCGCGTAGCCGACCATCGCGACCAGGAAGATCTTGGTGGCCCGCTTCGAGGCGCGGACCTTGCCGCTCGCGAACAGCGCCAGGGTCACGCCCACGACGCCCAGGGTGCCGAAGACGGCCATCGGGACGATGCCGTCCCACATCTTCGCGAAGATGCCGGAAATGCCGCCCACGAAGAGGCCCTCGAATCCCGCGTAGGCGAGCACGAGCGCCGGCGAGGGCTGCTTCTTGAAGATGTTGACGAGCGCGAGGACGAAGCCGATGATCGCGCCGGGGAGGGCGAGGACCGGGAACATCCAGCCGATCACGGCGCCGATGAGCAGGACGCCGAAGCTGAGGACCGTCTTGACGATCGTGTCCTCGTAGGTCATGCGGCCCATCTCGTCCGGCTGCGCGGAGGGGCGGCCGTACTGCGCGGAGAGCTGCTCGGCGGAGACGTCGGCCGCGCGCGGCACCGGCGGCACACCGTTCTGCGAGAAGGCGGGATTGGCGAAGGCGGGATTGCTGCTGGCCATGGTGGTCGTGATTCCTCGTCGTCGTCGGATGACCGCCGTGCGATACGGCGATGCTGCGATTCTACGGAGCGAGGCTGGGTCCGGGCCGGGGACTTCGCCGGGAGCGGACGCGCGCGTCGATCAGCGCCGCGATCCACGCCCCGGCGACCGCGGAGGCCGCGACGAGCGCGAGGGCGACCGGGTACCGCCCGCCCGAGCCCGGGATCGTCTCGCCGACCGCGAGCGCCGCCGCGAGGGGGATGGGGAGCGCGAGCCAGGCGAGCGGGTGCCGGTGGCGGACGAGCAGCCAGCAGGCGACGGGCACGACGAGCACCACCAGGAAGCGCGGATTGCCGGAGATGAGCAGCCAGATCGCCGGCGTCGAGACCGCGGCGGCGAGGACGCGCCGCCAGCCCGCGCCCGGCAGGATCGCCCAGCCGGCCGCGTGGAGCGCGGAGCCCAGGTACAGCATCCACAGCATCCACTCGACGGCGCCGGCGATGGAGGCCGCGCCCGCCACGAGGAGGCCGAGGCCGAGGAGCGCGCGCTCTCGGACGGTCCCCCAGCGGGGCGGCGGCAGGATCGGCGGCCGCACGCGCTCAGCCGATCGCGCGGAGGACCATGGCCGCCATGAGCCAGATCGCGCCCGCGACGACGACGAGCCCGCCGCCGATGAGGAGGGCGGTGCGCATCGGCGACTCGCGGGCCTCGACGGCAGGCCCGGGCTCGGGCGCCGGCTCGGGCACCGACTCGCGCGTCGGCTCGAGCACCTGGATGCGGGCGCCGCAGCGGATGCAGAACTTCCAGCCCGGCTCGAGCTCGCCGCCGCACCCCGAGCACCCCGCCATGATGCGCTCAGACTAGCGTTGGCTCCGTGACCCGAGCTGCGCGTCCACAGATCATCGGCCACCGGGGCGCGAGCGGCTGGCGGCCGGAGCACACCCGGGAGGCCTACGAGCTGGCCTTCGCGCTCGGGGCCGATCTCGTCGAGCCCGACCTCGTCGCGACGCGCGACGGGGTGCTCGTGATCCGCCACGAGAACGAGATCTCGGGCACGACGGACGTCGCCTCGCATCCCGAGCTCGCGCACCTCCGCACGGCGAAGGAGATCGAGGGCCGGCGGCAGGAGGGCTGGTTCACGGAGGACCTCAGCTGGGCTCAGCTGCAGACGCTGCGAGCGGTCGAGCGGCTGCCGAGGCTGCGCCCGGCATCCACCGCCTTCGACGGGCGCAGCCCGATCCTGCGGCTCGAGGAGCTGCTCGCGCTCGTCGACGAGTGGAGCGCGCGGCAGGATCGCCCGATCGGGGTCGTCGCCGAGATCAAGCACGCCGACTACTTCGACTCCATCGGCCTCCCGCTCGACGAGCTCGCCGCGCCGATCCTCGGCGCCTGGGCCGCCGCCGACCCCGCACGGCTCATCGTCGAGTCCTTCGAGCAGACGGTGCTCGAGCGGCTCCGCGAGCGCGGCCTCCCCGGGCGCCGCGTCTACCTCGTCGAGGACTCGGGCTCGCCCGCCGACCTCCGCGCCCGGCACGGGCGCGCGGCCCTCCCCTATGCGGCCCACCTCACGGATGCGGGTCTCGCGCGGCTCGCGGCGACGCTCGACGGCGTCTCGGTCGCGAAGCCGCTCCTCGTCTCCGAGGGCCCGGACGGCGTCCGCACCGGCGATCTCGTCGACCGCATCCACCGGGCCGGCCTCGAGGCGTACCTCTGGACGCTCCGCCCCGAGAACCGCTTCCTGCTGCCGTCCTTCCGCCGCGGGCGCTCGCCGCGCGAGCACGGCGACTGGATGGGCGAGTTCCAGCTCGTCATGCGCACGGGTCTCGACGGCGTCTTCCTCGACCACCCGGATCTCGGCGTCGCGGCGCGCGCCGCCCTCGCCGAGCGTGCGGAGTGACGGACGTGCGCGGCCGGATTGGTTTCCGCCGTCCGAGACGCCCCGGATGTCCGCGCGGACGTACATGCCTCAGCGGTGATCGCGGCGACGAACCGCGGCCCGGACCGCCGCCTCGACCTGATCGAGGCGCGTCATGATCTGCAGATAGCTGAATCGGAGCACCCGGCGCCCGCGACGGCCGAGCTCCGCGTCGCGGTCTCGATCGGACTCGAATTCGGCACCGAGGTGGTGCGAACGTCCGTCGACCTCGATGACGAGTCGGTCGCCGACGAGGAAGTCGACCCGCCCTACGCCGTCGATGACGACCTGGCGTTGCACCGGCAGACGCATCTCGGTCAGGCGATGCCACAAGACCGTCTCGATGCCGGATTCGCAGACGCCGTCCACGCGCGCGAGCACCGTCTTCGCCGATGCGGGCGCGAGGAGCCGGAGCTCTTCCAGATCGATCGCGAAGCCGGGCCGACTGCGCAGCAGCGAGTCCGCTGCTGCCGCTCCGGCGACGGGCCCGTGGCACGCGATGAGGTCGAGGATCGCGCGTGCGGGTTCGACGACCAGGCACATGCGGTCGGCGTCGCGGCGCCGCCAGTGGATCCGCGTCGAGGGGGACGCCGGGCCGGTGCGGTGAGCTCCCCGCGGCAGCGCGACGTGGAGTCGGTCATCTGGCCAGGTCCATGCGCCGAGCGCCCGCAGTGCGGTCGCGCAGGTCGCGGGTCCTCCCACGCGCGCGCTCGCGAGCAGATCCGGCGGGAGTCCGGGTGCGGCGAAGACACCGCGGCGGACGCGGATCAGCCGGCCGCCGTCGACGAAGGATTCGAGCGCTCTTCTGGTGAGCCCGCCGCGCATGAGCTCCGCGGCGGAGTGGAGGCGATCCGGCTGAAGGCGCTCGAGCATCCGGCCACTGTCGCGCGGTGCAGCCGGCCACGGGGCGCAGCGGCGAATCGGTGGATGGGTACGGGGTGTGAAGGAGGGGCGAGTGCACCGCTGCGGACGCCAGCGCCTTGCGCGGGCGCGGAATCGGTGCCGAGGTCGGATGTCCGTAGCTCCGCGCCGGGCGGGCGGCGTCGGCGGGCCCGCCTAGACTCGGGTACGCGATGAGCATGGTCCTCGAGGGGTTCGACCCCGACCCAGAACCCGGCGCCGGCGGCGCGTCCCCCGGCGTCGACGAGCGCCTGCTCGAGGGGCTCAACCCCCAGCAGCGGGAGGCGGTGGTCTCGCGCGGCAAGGCCCTCCTCATCGTCGCGGGGGCCGGCTCCGGCAAGACGAGCGTCCTCACCCGCCGCATCGCGGGGCTGCTCGACAACCGCGAGGCGTGGCCGAGCCAGATCCTCGCGATCACCTTCACGAACAAGGCCGCCGCCGAGATGCGCGAGCGCGTGCATCAGCTCGTGGGGCAGGCCGCCGAGGGGATGTGGATCTCGACCTTCCACTCGGCGTGCGTCCGCATCCTGCGCCGTCAGGCCGAGGTGTTCGGCATGAAGTCGGGCTTCACGATCTACGACTCCGCCGACAGCCGCGCCCTCATCAAGCGGATCGTGAAGGAGCTGGATGCGGACACGCTCGGGTTCACGGTCGCGGGGGTCGCGGGCCGCATCTCGAAGATCAAGAACGAGCTGGGGGATGTCGAGGACTTCGCCCGGAACGCGAACTACGACGACCCCAAGGAGGCGGGCTTCGTCGAGATCTTCCGTCGCTACACGCAGGGGCTGCGCCGCGCGAACGCACTCGACTTCGACGATCTCATCGGCGAGACCGTGCACCTGTTCCGCAACTTCCCGGAGGTCGCGGCGCTGTACAGGCGGCGCTTCCGGCACGTGCTCGTCGACGAGTACCAGGACACGAACCACGCGCAGTACGCGCTCGTCCGCGAGCTCGTGCAGCCGGTCGAGCCGCAGCACGTCCCCGCCGACACCCGCACGCGCCGCGAGCCCGACGGCTCGATCGCGGGCGCGAGCCTCACGGTCGTCGGCGACTCGGATCAGTCGATCTACGCCTTCCGCGGCGCCGACATCCGCAACATCGTGGAGTTCGAGCGCGACTTCCCGGACACGAAGGTCATCCTCCTCGAGCAGAACTACCGCTCGACGCAGGTGATCCTCGATGCCGCGAACGCCGTCATCTCGAACAACTTCGACCGCAAGGCGAAGAACCTGTTCACGACGAGCGGCCGCGGCGAGCAGATCACCGGCTACACCGGCTACTCGGGCCACGACGAGGCGCAGTTCGTGGCGGACGAGGTCGAGGCGCTCCGCCAGAAGGGCGAGGGCTACGACGACATGGCGGTGTTCGTGCGCACGAACGCGCAGACCCGCCCGCTGGAGGAGATCTTCATCCGCTCGGCGATCCCGTACCGGATCCCCGGCGGCACGAAGTTCTACGACCGCGCCGAGATCAAGGACGCCATGGCGTACCTCATCCAGGTCGCGAACCCGGACGACGACCTGGCGCTCCGCCGCATCATGAACACCCCGCGCCGCGGCATCGGCCCGGCGACGGAGGCCGCGCTGCAGGCGCATGCCGATCGGCTCGGCGTGCCGCTCCGCGAGGCCCTCCGCGAGGTGGGGGAGGTCGGCCTCGGTCCCAAGGTCACGGGCGCGATCCGCGAGCTGTCGACCGTGCTCGACGAGGCGGCGGCGCTCGCGGCCGGCTCGAACACGGCATCCCCGGCGCCGCCGTCGGAGATCCTCGAGCTGCTGCTGCGCCGCACCGCCTTCATCGAGTCGCTCCGGGCCAGCCGGGACGCGCAGGACGAGGCGCGGGCGGAGAACCTCGAGGAGCTCCTCGCGCAGACGAAGGAGTTCCGCAAGCAGAACCCCGAGGGCACGCTCATCGACTTCCTCACGAACGTGGCGCTGCTCGCGGCGGCGGACGAGATCGACGACAGCGACGGCTCCGTCTCGATCATGACCCTCCACACGGCGAAGGGCCTCGAGTACGACACCGTCTTCCTGACGGGTGTCGAGGAGGGGCTCCTGCCCCACCAGATGTCGGCGGGCGAGCCCGGCGGCGTGCAGGAGGAGCGACGGCTGTTCTACGTGGGCGTGACGCGGGCCCGCAAGCGCCTCTTCCTCTCGCTCGCGATGACGCGCGCCCAGTTCGGCGAGACGAGCGTCGCGATGCCGAGCCGCTACCTGCAGGAGATCCCGATGGAGCTCGTGGAGTGGCGGCAGTCGCCCGGCATGGCGACCTCGCGCGGCGGGACCCAGCCGCGGGCGCTCAACGCGCGACGCGGGCCCGGCGAGGGCGGCGCGGCGGGCGGCCGCTTCAGCCTCCGCGACTCGCTCCCGGCCGCCGCATCCCGCCCGCCGCGGGAGAAGCGCGAGTGGACGAGCGCGGTCACGAACGCGGTGCGCGACAACGGCGACCTCGCCCTCGAGCCGGGCGACCGCATCCGGCACGCCGACTTCGGCGAGGGCCGGGTGACGGATGTCACGGGCGTCGGCCCGAAGCGGGTCGCGGAGGTGCAGTTCGAGCAGTCGGGGCGCAAGCGCCTGCTCATCAAGATCGCCCCGATCGAGAAGCTGTGAGTCGAGGGCTGAGCGGGGCTCGACTCCGCTAGGCTTCGGGCATCCCTTCCCCGATGGAGCCGGAGACCCTCATGCCCTCGAACACCGAGATCACCTTCAGCGTCGATGTCGCCGCGGCCCGCGCCGTCGTGATCGGCGCCCTCGAGGCGGAGGGCTACACGCTCTCGCCGTCCACCCCCGGCTGGTCGAAGGCGACCCGCGGCAGCATGCCGCTGACGCTGCTGCTCGGCGGCCTCGCCGGCAAGAACTTCCACGTCGGCTTCCTCGTGGGCGAGCGCGTCGACGAGCAGGGCCGCGCCTCGTTCCGCATCGATCGCGACCTCGCGACGGGCGCCGTCAAGGGCGGCGCGATCGGCGCGGTCCGCACCGACAAGGCCTACGTCTCGGCGGTCGAGGCGGTCGCGGCGGCGGCCCGCCGCGCGGGCGTGCTCGTCGAGCACCGCACGATCGCCTAACCCCCGTTCGGGTGGTACCTGCCTGGCGCGGGCGGACGTAGCATCATCGGGCGCGGATCCGCGCGATCCTCGATTTCCGGAGTTCCGTTGCCCCGTCTCGCGCCCCGCGCCGCCATCGCGCTCCTCGCCGCCGCCGCGCTCCTCTCAGCTCCTGTCGCCGTCGCGCCCGCCGCTGCGGCGCCGGCCAGCCAGCTCGCCGGCGTCGCGCTCGAGCGCAGCGACAACATGATCTATCCGATCCGCGACGGCTACGACGACACGGTCGTCCTCACCTTCGCGGGCTTCGCGGACACGGGCGAGCTCGTCGACGAGGCGGTGGAGGGCACCCTCCGCGTGCGCCTCGGCTCCAGGACGGTCGCGAGCTGGCCGATCCGCTCGAGCGCGCGGGCCGAGTTCAGGTGGGGCGGCCGGGTCGGCGGGGTCACGAAGGCCGGCACGTTCATCGCGACGGCGAGCATCACGAACGCGGACGGCGACGTGCTGCAGGATTCGACCTCCGTCAAGGTGAGCACGAAGCGCCTCGTGAAGAAGACGACGACGCAGAGGGTGTCCGCGCTCGCATCGCTCCGACGCTGCACCGATATCGAGGACGATTTCACGGCTCGGTGCTTCGAGGTTCTGTTCCCGAGGAACAGCGGCGGCATCAATTACTCGGGCGGTCGAGGCGGATCGGGATCCTGGGCGACTCGCGCCGTTCACGGCCTCGCCCTTCCCGCCGCCGTCCGCTCGAGCGTCGTACCGGCGAAATTCAGGGTGAGCAGCTCGATGGAGATCGAGGGTGGCACCGCGATCGCGGCCTGTCGAGCCTCGCGCTCGCTCAGCGGCTGCGGCGACAGCGGCACCGGATCCATGCGGACGACCAGCGGGACCCTCTCGTCCCCGACCGTGACGCTGTCGCCCCGGTCGACGCGCCTCAACTGGGCCGTGCTGCTGCGGGGCAAGGCCGACGCGATGGCGACGAGCTACACGATCACGACGACGACCTACTCGCTTCGCTGAGCCGCGCGAGCGCCTGGCGCGAGGGCAGCTCGCGGAGGGCGCGAGGCGCCAGCCGGTGCAGTGCGCGCACGATCCGCACGACGCGCGAGAAGCGCGCCGCGTCGTACCGCAGCCCGTAGGCCGAGCGCAGCGAGGGCGGCAGCAGCCCCGTCGTGAGCACGCGTACCCAGGGCATGGCGAGGCGCCCCCACCAGGGCACCGCGATGGGATGCAGGATGTCGTCCGCGATGCGCTGCGCGTCCTCGCCGACCGCCAGCCGCGAGCGCGCGTCGGCCCAGTAGGCGTCGAAGGCCTCGGGTCCGTCCGGCCACTCGCCCGGGGGCACCTGGAGCAGGGTCCCGATTGCGGCGGCCCGCTCGAGGATCTCAGCCCGAAGCGCCGGCTCCATCCGGCCGTGCAGCAGCTCGTGCACCTCGATCCCGGTCTGCGCGAGCGTCGCGGCAACCCAGAGCTGGCGCCCGGGGTCCCTGCCGCCTGGCACGCCTTCGTGCGCGCGGTCGACCATTGACGCCGCGAGCGCGCGCAGCTCGGCGCCGCCGAGCGCGACGGCGTAGACGTAGCCGAGCGTGTGTCGGAGGCGGCGCATCGGCTCGCGCGCGAAAGCGCTGTGCGCGGCGACGCCGGCCGCGACCACGGGGTCGGCGACCTGCAGCAGGATCGCCGCGGGACCGCCGAGCACGAGCGCCCCGTCACGGGTGTAGCGCTCGAAGGCGGGAGAGCCGGGCATGCCCCATGGTCGCACCCGGCCGGGAGAAGAACCCGGGAAGTTT
The Homoserinibacter sp. YIM 151385 DNA segment above includes these coding regions:
- a CDS encoding Bax inhibitor-1/YccA family protein: MASSNPAFANPAFSQNGVPPVPRAADVSAEQLSAQYGRPSAQPDEMGRMTYEDTIVKTVLSFGVLLIGAVIGWMFPVLALPGAIIGFVLALVNIFKKQPSPALVLAYAGFEGLFVGGISGIFAKMWDGIVPMAVFGTLGVVGVTLALFASGKVRASKRATKIFLVAMVGYAAFSLVNMGLMLFGVTDSMFGLRDVTFLGIPLGVILGVVVVILAAYSLVLDFDSIQQGVRNGAPRVFAWRGAFGIMVTVVWLYLEILRLLTYFLPRN
- a CDS encoding glycerophosphodiester phosphodiesterase family protein — protein: MTRAARPQIIGHRGASGWRPEHTREAYELAFALGADLVEPDLVATRDGVLVIRHENEISGTTDVASHPELAHLRTAKEIEGRRQEGWFTEDLSWAQLQTLRAVERLPRLRPASTAFDGRSPILRLEELLALVDEWSARQDRPIGVVAEIKHADYFDSIGLPLDELAAPILGAWAAADPARLIVESFEQTVLERLRERGLPGRRVYLVEDSGSPADLRARHGRAALPYAAHLTDAGLARLAATLDGVSVAKPLLVSEGPDGVRTGDLVDRIHRAGLEAYLWTLRPENRFLLPSFRRGRSPREHGDWMGEFQLVMRTGLDGVFLDHPDLGVAARAALAERAE
- a CDS encoding DUF559 domain-containing protein translates to MLERLQPDRLHSAAELMRGGLTRRALESFVDGGRLIRVRRGVFAAPGLPPDLLASARVGGPATCATALRALGAWTWPDDRLHVALPRGAHRTGPASPSTRIHWRRRDADRMCLVVEPARAILDLIACHGPVAGAAAADSLLRSRPGFAIDLEELRLLAPASAKTVLARVDGVCESGIETVLWHRLTEMRLPVQRQVVIDGVGRVDFLVGDRLVIEVDGRSHHLGAEFESDRDRDAELGRRGRRVLRFSYLQIMTRLDQVEAAVRAAVRRRDHR
- a CDS encoding ATP-dependent helicase, yielding MSMVLEGFDPDPEPGAGGASPGVDERLLEGLNPQQREAVVSRGKALLIVAGAGSGKTSVLTRRIAGLLDNREAWPSQILAITFTNKAAAEMRERVHQLVGQAAEGMWISTFHSACVRILRRQAEVFGMKSGFTIYDSADSRALIKRIVKELDADTLGFTVAGVAGRISKIKNELGDVEDFARNANYDDPKEAGFVEIFRRYTQGLRRANALDFDDLIGETVHLFRNFPEVAALYRRRFRHVLVDEYQDTNHAQYALVRELVQPVEPQHVPADTRTRREPDGSIAGASLTVVGDSDQSIYAFRGADIRNIVEFERDFPDTKVILLEQNYRSTQVILDAANAVISNNFDRKAKNLFTTSGRGEQITGYTGYSGHDEAQFVADEVEALRQKGEGYDDMAVFVRTNAQTRPLEEIFIRSAIPYRIPGGTKFYDRAEIKDAMAYLIQVANPDDDLALRRIMNTPRRGIGPATEAALQAHADRLGVPLREALREVGEVGLGPKVTGAIRELSTVLDEAAALAAGSNTASPAPPSEILELLLRRTAFIESLRASRDAQDEARAENLEELLAQTKEFRKQNPEGTLIDFLTNVALLAAADEIDDSDGSVSIMTLHTAKGLEYDTVFLTGVEEGLLPHQMSAGEPGGVQEERRLFYVGVTRARKRLFLSLAMTRAQFGETSVAMPSRYLQEIPMELVEWRQSPGMATSRGGTQPRALNARRGPGEGGAAGGRFSLRDSLPAAASRPPREKREWTSAVTNAVRDNGDLALEPGDRIRHADFGEGRVTDVTGVGPKRVAEVQFEQSGRKRLLIKIAPIEKL
- a CDS encoding oxygenase MpaB family protein, with protein sequence MPGSPAFERYTRDGALVLGGPAAILLQVADPVVAAGVAAHSAFAREPMRRLRHTLGYVYAVALGGAELRALAASMVDRAHEGVPGGRDPGRQLWVAATLAQTGIEVHELLHGRMEPALRAEILERAAAIGTLLQVPPGEWPDGPEAFDAYWADARSRLAVGEDAQRIADDILHPIAVPWWGRLAMPWVRVLTTGLLPPSLRSAYGLRYDAARFSRVVRIVRALHRLAPRALRELPSRQALARLSEASRSSS